In Geminocystis sp. NIES-3709, a single genomic region encodes these proteins:
- a CDS encoding 30S ribosomal protein PSRP-3 — MESAVQTKIDSRFVLKVVWLDKDVALAVDYVISKGTSPLTPYYFWPRSDAWQELKDELDKKNWITDHEKIELLNQATEVINFWQEKGRVTSMLQAQQKFPSVVFSGTN; from the coding sequence TTGGAATCCGCCGTTCAAACAAAAATTGATTCTCGGTTCGTATTAAAAGTGGTTTGGTTAGATAAAGATGTCGCCTTAGCCGTTGATTATGTTATCAGTAAAGGTACTAGCCCTTTAACCCCTTATTATTTTTGGCCTCGTAGCGATGCTTGGCAAGAATTGAAAGATGAGTTAGACAAGAAAAACTGGATTACTGATCATGAAAAAATTGAATTACTTAACCAAGCTACAGAAGTGATTAATTTCTGGCAAGAAAAAGGTAGAGTAACGAGTATGCTTCAAGCTCAACAAAAATTCCCTTCAGTAGTCTTCTCTGGTACAAATTAA
- a CDS encoding YiaA/YiaB family inner membrane protein produces MGKENFNQTHSSAWVIQTWLSFIISIGATSIGIIYLPVDVWIKGYMGMGLIFSVGSTVSLTKTQRDIHESSRIIAKLEEAKVERILAEHNHIN; encoded by the coding sequence ATGGGTAAAGAAAATTTTAATCAAACTCACAGCAGTGCATGGGTGATTCAAACTTGGTTATCTTTTATTATTTCTATTGGAGCTACTTCGATCGGTATAATTTATTTACCTGTAGATGTATGGATTAAAGGGTATATGGGGATGGGATTAATTTTTTCTGTAGGCTCAACGGTTAGTTTAACAAAAACCCAGAGAGATATTCATGAATCTAGCAGAATTATTGCTAAGTTAGAAGAAGCAAAAGTAGAAAGAATTTTAGCCGAACACAATCATATTAACTAA
- a CDS encoding zinc-dependent alcohol dehydrogenase family protein produces MKAIVMTCAGDVDVLTLQDVAIPSIKKSTEVLVKLKAAGVNPIDTKIRSRGTFYPEYSSAILGCDGAGIIEAVGDEVTKFKIGDEVYFCAGGLGKPDTGNYAEYAVVDENYVALKPKSLSFAEAACAPLVLITAWESLFDRVNLDNHDTVLIHGGAGGVGHVAIQLAKIKGAKVATTVSNPDKERLVRKLGADLPILYQQQYFIESVLDWTKGKGVDVGFDTVGGKTFFDTCKAVKVYGDVVTILEPDSNIDSLKLARSRNLRISLELMLTPALMNLSDALKHQAQILTQCGVWFDEGKLSIHVEQTFPLKEASLAHKTIEQGSVTGKIALIID; encoded by the coding sequence ATGAAAGCGATTGTTATGACTTGTGCAGGAGATGTTGATGTTCTTACTTTACAAGATGTTGCCATTCCTTCTATTAAAAAATCTACTGAAGTATTAGTTAAACTCAAAGCCGCCGGGGTTAATCCCATTGACACAAAAATTCGCAGTCGAGGTACTTTTTATCCAGAATATTCCTCTGCTATTCTAGGTTGTGATGGTGCAGGTATTATTGAAGCCGTTGGAGACGAAGTAACAAAATTTAAGATAGGAGATGAGGTTTATTTTTGTGCAGGTGGATTAGGTAAGCCTGACACGGGAAATTATGCTGAGTATGCTGTTGTAGATGAAAATTATGTGGCGTTGAAACCGAAATCTTTGTCTTTTGCGGAAGCGGCTTGTGCTCCATTGGTGTTAATTACTGCTTGGGAATCTTTATTTGATCGAGTAAACTTAGATAACCATGACACTGTTTTAATTCATGGTGGTGCTGGTGGTGTCGGTCATGTTGCGATACAATTAGCAAAGATAAAGGGTGCAAAAGTGGCAACGACAGTCAGTAATCCTGATAAAGAGCGGTTAGTGCGAAAATTAGGAGCAGATTTGCCGATTTTATATCAACAACAGTATTTTATCGAAAGTGTCCTTGATTGGACAAAAGGGAAAGGGGTTGATGTGGGTTTTGATACCGTGGGGGGTAAAACTTTTTTTGACACTTGTAAAGCCGTCAAAGTTTATGGAGATGTGGTGACAATTCTTGAACCAGATAGTAACATTGATAGCTTAAAATTAGCCCGTAGTCGTAATCTAAGAATTAGTTTAGAGTTGATGTTAACTCCTGCTTTAATGAATTTATCGGACGCTTTAAAACATCAAGCTCAAATCTTAACCCAGTGTGGAGTATGGTTTGATGAAGGTAAGTTAAGTATTCATGTGGAGCAAACTTTTCCTTTAAAAGAAGCCTCTTTGGCACACAAAACCATCGAGCAAGGTTCAGTAACTGGTAAAATTGCTTTAATTATTGACTAG
- a CDS encoding 5-formyltetrahydrofolate cyclo-ligase has product MFEEKKRLRKKYLQKRLQLPLQEYRSKSNQICQNILNTSIFREAKVVLSYFSFKQEPDLTLLHQRNKVIWGLPRCEGKSLIWHQWQWGDNLQTGAYNIPEPLFNSPLIDTDTVDLILIPAVTIDRRGYRLGYGGGYYDRMLDSLLWQKIPTIGIVFDFAYVDHLPVELWDKPLKAVCTEFGIFFQG; this is encoded by the coding sequence ATGTTTGAGGAAAAAAAACGTTTAAGAAAAAAATATCTTCAAAAACGGTTACAACTTCCCCTTCAAGAATATCGATCGAAAAGTAATCAAATTTGTCAGAATATATTAAATACTTCTATTTTTCGTGAAGCAAAAGTCGTTTTAAGTTATTTTAGCTTTAAACAAGAACCAGATTTAACCCTTTTACATCAAAGAAATAAAGTTATTTGGGGTTTACCTCGTTGTGAGGGCAAAAGTTTAATTTGGCATCAATGGCAATGGGGAGATAATCTACAAACAGGGGCTTATAATATTCCTGAACCCTTGTTTAATTCTCCTCTTATTGATACAGATACCGTTGATTTAATCTTAATACCCGCCGTGACGATCGATCGAAGAGGTTATCGTTTAGGTTATGGTGGGGGATATTACGATCGAATGTTAGACTCTCTTTTGTGGCAAAAAATCCCAACCATAGGCATTGTTTTTGACTTTGCCTATGTAGATCATCTCCCAGTAGAATTATGGGATAAGCCTTTAAAGGCCGTGTGTACAGAATTTGGAATATTTTTTCAAGGATAA
- the glmM gene encoding phosphoglucosamine mutase, producing the protein MVLSFSKNSLDYSVSKPSDRLPEKLFGTDGIRGKVGDLLTPNLALEVGLAAGSVWQEFKASEGVIIIGQDSRNSSDMLSMAIASGLTSLGLEVWNIGLCPTPCVAYLTKTTEAIGGIMISASHNPPEDNGIKFFGSEGTKLDKLLTSAIENTLRKNIDGEMNVTGGKCGKTLQPHHLVQNYTHFLKTSLPSDLDFTGMRIVLDLAWGASVELAPSVFQALGAEVISLHCNADGDRINVNCGSTHLGKLQKAVQDYGADMGFAFDGDADRVMAVDAQGRVICGDYILYLWGKYLKEKNQLPDNLLVSTVMANLGFELAWQKLGGKLMRTAVGDQYVQAAMWETGAMLGGEQSGHILCHHHHFSGDGLQTALQLTALVRQQGDCLVSLVNDSFTQYPQVLKNVRVENREKRLNWQNCDALQQAIAEAETAMGNEGRVLVRASGTEPLIRVMVEAQNHDLVNHWTDYLVKVVEENLAN; encoded by the coding sequence ATGGTACTTTCTTTTAGTAAAAACTCGTTAGATTATAGTGTCTCAAAACCTAGTGATCGATTACCTGAAAAGTTATTTGGTACGGATGGCATTCGAGGCAAAGTAGGGGATTTATTAACTCCTAATTTAGCTTTAGAGGTAGGGTTGGCGGCCGGTAGTGTTTGGCAAGAATTTAAAGCGTCTGAAGGTGTGATTATTATTGGACAGGATTCTCGCAATTCTAGCGATATGTTATCTATGGCGATCGCATCTGGTTTAACTTCTCTAGGGTTGGAAGTGTGGAATATCGGTTTATGTCCAACTCCTTGTGTTGCTTATTTAACCAAAACAACCGAAGCGATTGGTGGTATTATGATTTCCGCTAGTCATAATCCTCCGGAAGATAATGGGATTAAGTTTTTTGGTTCTGAGGGTACTAAATTAGATAAATTATTAACAAGTGCGATCGAAAATACTCTGCGAAAAAATATTGATGGAGAGATGAATGTAACGGGGGGCAAATGTGGTAAAACTCTCCAACCCCATCATTTAGTACAAAATTACACTCACTTCTTAAAAACTTCTTTACCTTCAGACTTAGATTTTACAGGAATGCGTATTGTCTTAGATTTGGCTTGGGGTGCTTCTGTTGAACTCGCTCCATCCGTTTTTCAGGCTTTAGGTGCTGAAGTTATTTCTCTTCATTGTAATGCTGATGGTGATCGAATTAATGTTAATTGTGGTTCAACTCACTTAGGAAAGTTACAAAAAGCAGTACAAGACTATGGAGCAGACATGGGATTCGCTTTTGATGGAGATGCCGATCGAGTTATGGCGGTGGATGCTCAAGGGCGTGTTATTTGCGGTGACTACATTCTGTATTTATGGGGAAAGTATTTAAAGGAGAAAAACCAGTTACCCGATAATTTATTAGTAAGTACGGTTATGGCTAACTTAGGTTTTGAACTAGCATGGCAAAAACTAGGCGGTAAATTGATGCGTACGGCGGTGGGAGATCAATATGTTCAGGCAGCCATGTGGGAAACTGGTGCAATGTTAGGGGGTGAACAATCCGGACATATTCTCTGTCATCATCATCATTTTTCAGGAGATGGTTTACAAACAGCTTTACAATTAACTGCTTTAGTACGTCAACAAGGGGATTGTTTAGTCTCTTTAGTAAATGATAGCTTTACTCAGTATCCTCAAGTATTAAAGAATGTAAGGGTAGAAAACAGAGAAAAACGCTTAAATTGGCAAAATTGTGATGCTTTACAACAAGCGATCGCCGAAGCAGAAACAGCCATGGGAAATGAAGGTAGAGTGTTAGTAAGGGCTTCGGGTACAGAACCTTTAATTCGGGTAATGGTAGAAGCACAAAATCATGATTTAGTCAATCATTGGACAGATTATTTAGTCAAGGTTGTGGAAGAAAACTTAGCAAACTAA
- the dnaK gene encoding molecular chaperone DnaK encodes MGRVVGIDLGTTNSVVAVMEGGKPLVIPNSEGSRTTPSVVGFNKDGELVIGQMARRQGVLNPQNTYYGIKRFMGRKYTELNDESKRVPYTIRRDEIDNIKIRCPRLKKEFSPEEISAMILRKLAEEAERYLGEEVTGAVITVPAYFNDAQRQATKDAGKIAGLEVLRIVNEPTAASLAYGLEKRRSEKILVFDLGGGTFDVSILEVGDGVLEVRATSGDTQLGGNDFDRRIVDYLAQGFLETEGVDLRRDRQSLQRLTEAAEKAKIELSGVSNTEINLPFITATEEGPKHIETSLSRAKFEELCGDLVSRLRRPIQRALKDAGLSPVQIDEVVLVGGSTRIPLVQELVRSFIDIEPNQNVNPDEVVAVGAAVQAGILGGEVKDILLLDVTPLSIGVETIGGVTKKLLPRNTTIPVRRSDIFSTSENNQTSVEIHVVQGEREMAEDNKSLGRFKLTGIPPAPRGVPQIQVSFDIDANGILQVIARDKTTGREQRIIVQGASTLSQLEVDRMMKEAEEFSREDRERRDRVEKRNRAKALTDQAQRRLREVTLDFGSQFTNPYRRDIENLCSEILDSLEKDDDRRLDRSQADLQDVLYELNREIRLQYDDQEEGFFESIKKTFIGDDEDDYNPRDRGAVYRNPDTTLYGARVNPSRDGRDYRDYDNPNNYGYGSGGLSSPRNPKSSQPTSSRSQPRRYDDYPPEDDRTVSRGNKRYNVGKKRDIPYENGWEDDDDWF; translated from the coding sequence ATGGGTAGAGTCGTTGGAATAGATTTAGGTACAACAAACTCAGTGGTGGCAGTGATGGAAGGGGGAAAACCTCTCGTTATTCCTAATTCAGAAGGTAGTCGCACCACTCCTTCGGTGGTAGGTTTTAATAAAGATGGTGAATTAGTTATTGGACAAATGGCTCGACGACAAGGGGTGTTAAATCCGCAAAACACCTACTATGGTATTAAGCGTTTTATGGGACGTAAATATACAGAATTAAATGATGAGTCGAAACGTGTCCCCTATACTATTCGTCGAGATGAGATCGATAATATTAAAATCCGTTGTCCTCGTCTTAAAAAAGAATTTAGTCCAGAAGAAATTTCCGCAATGATTTTACGCAAGTTAGCGGAAGAAGCAGAAAGATATTTAGGAGAAGAAGTCACTGGGGCAGTTATAACTGTACCGGCTTATTTTAATGATGCCCAACGTCAAGCCACGAAAGACGCTGGAAAAATAGCTGGTTTAGAAGTGTTAAGAATTGTTAATGAGCCGACGGCGGCCTCCTTAGCTTATGGTTTAGAAAAAAGACGCAGTGAAAAAATTTTAGTATTTGATTTAGGAGGAGGCACTTTTGATGTTTCTATTCTTGAGGTGGGTGACGGAGTTTTGGAAGTTAGGGCCACTAGCGGTGATACTCAGTTAGGGGGGAATGATTTCGATCGAAGAATTGTGGATTATCTTGCCCAAGGGTTTTTGGAAACTGAAGGAGTCGATTTAAGACGGGATAGACAATCCTTACAAAGACTAACAGAAGCGGCTGAAAAAGCCAAAATAGAGTTATCAGGAGTTAGCAATACGGAGATTAACTTACCCTTTATCACGGCAACGGAAGAAGGGCCTAAACATATCGAAACAAGCCTTAGTCGTGCGAAATTTGAGGAATTATGCGGTGATTTGGTATCGAGGTTGCGTCGTCCGATTCAACGGGCTTTAAAAGATGCTGGTTTAAGCCCTGTACAGATTGATGAGGTTGTCTTAGTCGGTGGCTCAACCCGTATCCCTTTAGTACAAGAGTTGGTGCGTAGTTTTATCGATATTGAGCCTAATCAAAATGTTAATCCTGATGAGGTTGTAGCCGTAGGGGCAGCTGTTCAAGCTGGAATTTTAGGCGGTGAGGTCAAAGATATTCTACTCCTTGATGTGACCCCTTTATCTATCGGTGTAGAAACGATCGGAGGTGTGACTAAAAAACTTTTACCCCGTAATACGACAATTCCCGTGAGAAGATCAGATATATTTTCAACGTCAGAGAATAATCAAACTTCCGTTGAAATTCATGTAGTTCAAGGGGAGCGAGAAATGGCAGAAGATAATAAGTCTTTAGGGCGTTTCAAATTAACGGGTATTCCTCCGGCTCCTCGTGGGGTACCACAAATTCAAGTATCTTTTGACATTGATGCTAATGGTATTTTACAGGTGATTGCAAGAGATAAAACGACAGGGAGAGAACAAAGGATTATTGTACAAGGTGCTTCTACTTTATCACAATTAGAAGTCGATCGTATGATGAAGGAAGCTGAAGAATTTTCGAGGGAAGATAGAGAAAGACGAGATAGAGTAGAAAAACGTAATCGAGCAAAAGCTTTGACGGATCAGGCGCAAAGACGTTTAAGGGAAGTTACCCTCGATTTTGGCAGTCAATTTACTAATCCCTATCGCCGTGATATAGAAAATCTTTGTAGTGAGATTCTCGACAGTTTAGAAAAAGATGACGATCGACGTTTAGATAGAAGCCAAGCAGATTTGCAGGATGTTCTCTATGAGTTAAACAGAGAAATTAGACTACAATATGATGATCAAGAAGAAGGATTTTTCGAGTCTATTAAAAAGACTTTCATCGGTGATGACGAAGATGACTATAATCCTAGAGATAGAGGTGCGGTATATCGCAATCCTGATACAACTTTATATGGTGCAAGGGTAAATCCTAGCCGAGATGGTAGAGATTACCGAGATTATGATAATCCTAATAATTATGGTTATGGTAGTGGAGGCTTATCTTCTCCTCGCAATCCCAAAAGTTCTCAACCTACTTCATCTCGTTCTCAACCTCGCCGTTATGACGATTATCCTCCAGAAGACGATCGAACTGTTAGTCGTGGCAATAAACGTTACAACGTGGGGAAAAAGCGAGATATTCCTTATGAAAATGGTTGGGAAGATGATGATGATTGGTTTTAA